The Acipenser ruthenus chromosome 25, fAciRut3.2 maternal haplotype, whole genome shotgun sequence genome has a window encoding:
- the LOC117414056 gene encoding microphthalmia-associated transcription factor isoform X12, with translation MQSESGIVPDFEVGEEFHEEPKTYYELKSQPLKNSNSSEQPGSSKPPLSSSTMTSRILLRQQLMREQMQEQERREQRQKQQAAQYMQQRTPSSQTAAINVSVPTSLPTATPVPMEVLKVQTHLENPTKYHIQQAQRQQVKQYLSTTLVNKPSNHPLSLPCTNQPSEHVMHPGPGNSAPNSPMAMLNLNNCEKEMDDVIDDIIGLESSYNDDILRLMDPGLQMANTLPVSANLLDMYSNQVMPPPGLNISNSCPANLPNIKREFTVTPAPAMMHILENSGSCGNFESYQRPEGFPVEAEARALAKERQKKDNHNLIERRRRFNINDRIKELGTLIPKSNDPDMRWNKGTILKASVDYIRKLQREQQRSKELENRQKKLEHANRHLMLRIQELEMQARAHGLSVVASSSLCSSELSPRIIKQESVQGDCNQEVYHQQHPDLSRTTTLDLTDGTITFSDSLGHVNESGAYTAATKVGSKLEDMLMDDNLSPVGATDPLLSSVSPGASNNSSRRSSISMEENDRGC, from the exons TAATTCGTCAGAGCAGCCGGGATCCTCCAAACCCCCGTTAAGCTCCTCCACTATGACGTCACGGATCCTGCTACGGCAGCAGCTCATGCGTGAGCAAATGCAAGAGCAGGAGCGTCGAGAACAGAGGCAGAAGCAGCAAGCGGCACAGTACATGCAGCAGAGAACCCCAAGCAGTCAGACAGCAGCCATCAACGTCAGTGTCCCCACCAGCCTGCCCACAGCAACACCGGTACCCATGGAGGTCCTCAAG GTGCAAACACACCTTGAAAACCCAACCAAGTACCACATTCAGCAGGCCCAGCGGCAGCAGGTTAAGCAGTACCTCTCCACCACTCTCGTAAACAAGCCTTCCAACCATCCCCTCAGCCTACCCTGTACCAATCAACCCAGTGAGCATGTAATGCATCCTGGACCTGGCAACAGTGCACCCAACAGCCCCATGGCCATGCTTAACCTGAACAACTGTGAAAAAGAG ATGGATGATGTCATTGATGACATAATCGGTTTGGAGTCAAGTTACAATGATGACATCCTTAGACTTATGGACCCAGGACTACAAATGGCCAACACG CTCCCTGTTTCTGCTAATCTTCTTGATATGTACAGTAATCAAGTGATGCCACCACCTGGCCTTAATATCAGCAACTCCTGTCCAGCTAATCTACCCAACATTAAAAGGGAATTCACAG TTACCCCAGCTCCTGCCATGATGCACATTCTGGAGAATTCTGGATCGTGTGGCAATTTTGAAAGCTATCAAAGGCCAGAAGGTTTTCCAGTAG AGGCTGAAGCTAGAGCCTTAGCAAAGGAAAGACAGAAAAAGGACAATCATAACTTAA TTGAACGAAGAAGGAGGTTTAACATTAATGATCGTATTAAAGAGCTGGGAACTTTGATTCCAAAGTCAAATGATCC gGACATGCGTTGGAACAAAGGCACCATTTTGAAAGCGTCTGTTGACTATATCCGTAAACTCCAGAGAGAGCAGCAGCGATCCAAGGAACTTGAGAACAGACAGAAGAAGCTGGAACACGCCAACAGGCATCTGATGCTGAGAATTCAG GAGCTTGAGATGCAAGCCCGGGCTCATGGACTCTCTGTTGTGGCCTCATCAAGTCTCTGCTCCTCCGAACTTTCACCAAGGATCATTAAACAAGAGTCAGTGCAAGGAGACTGCAATCAGGAGGTTTATCATCAGCAGCATCCAGACCTGTCCCGCACCACAACCCTCGATCTCACTGATGGGACTATCACCTTTAGTGACAGCCTTGGACACGTAAATGAGTCTGGTGCCTACACTGCAGCCACGAAAGTGGGCTCCAAACTAGAAGACATGTTGATGGACGATAATCTTTCCCCTGTGGGAGCGACTGACCCCTTACTCTCGTCAGTGTCGCCCGGAGCGTCTAACAACAGCAGCCGGAGAAGCAGCATCAGCATGGAAGAGAATGACCGTGGGTGTTAG
- the LOC117414056 gene encoding microphthalmia-associated transcription factor isoform X9, which translates to MQSESGIVPDFEVGEEFHEEPKTYYELKSQPLKNSNSSEQPGSSKPPLSSSTMTSRILLRQQLMREQMQEQERREQRQKQQAAQYMQQRTPSSQTAAINVSVPTSLPTATPVPMEVLKVQTHLENPTKYHIQQAQRQQVKQYLSTTLVNKPSNHPLSLPCTNQPSEHVMHPGPGNSAPNSPMAMLNLNNCEKEMDDVIDDIIGLESSYNDDILRLMDPGLQMANTLPVSANLLDMYSNQVMPPPGLNISNSCPANLPNIKREFTVTPAPAMMHILENSGSCGNFESYQRPEGFPVEAEARALAKERQKKDNHNLIERRRRFNINDRIKELGTLIPKSNDPNMIPKSNDPDMRWNKGTILKASVDYIRKLQREQQRSKELENRQKKLEHANRHLMLRIQELEMQARAHGLSVVASSSLCSSELSPRIIKQESVQGDCNQEVYHQQHPDLSRTTTLDLTDGTITFSDSLGHVNESGAYTAATKVGSKLEDMLMDDNLSPVGATDPLLSSVSPGASNNSSRRSSISMEENDRGC; encoded by the exons TAATTCGTCAGAGCAGCCGGGATCCTCCAAACCCCCGTTAAGCTCCTCCACTATGACGTCACGGATCCTGCTACGGCAGCAGCTCATGCGTGAGCAAATGCAAGAGCAGGAGCGTCGAGAACAGAGGCAGAAGCAGCAAGCGGCACAGTACATGCAGCAGAGAACCCCAAGCAGTCAGACAGCAGCCATCAACGTCAGTGTCCCCACCAGCCTGCCCACAGCAACACCGGTACCCATGGAGGTCCTCAAG GTGCAAACACACCTTGAAAACCCAACCAAGTACCACATTCAGCAGGCCCAGCGGCAGCAGGTTAAGCAGTACCTCTCCACCACTCTCGTAAACAAGCCTTCCAACCATCCCCTCAGCCTACCCTGTACCAATCAACCCAGTGAGCATGTAATGCATCCTGGACCTGGCAACAGTGCACCCAACAGCCCCATGGCCATGCTTAACCTGAACAACTGTGAAAAAGAG ATGGATGATGTCATTGATGACATAATCGGTTTGGAGTCAAGTTACAATGATGACATCCTTAGACTTATGGACCCAGGACTACAAATGGCCAACACG CTCCCTGTTTCTGCTAATCTTCTTGATATGTACAGTAATCAAGTGATGCCACCACCTGGCCTTAATATCAGCAACTCCTGTCCAGCTAATCTACCCAACATTAAAAGGGAATTCACAG TTACCCCAGCTCCTGCCATGATGCACATTCTGGAGAATTCTGGATCGTGTGGCAATTTTGAAAGCTATCAAAGGCCAGAAGGTTTTCCAGTAG AGGCTGAAGCTAGAGCCTTAGCAAAGGAAAGACAGAAAAAGGACAATCATAACTTAA TTGAACGAAGAAGGAGGTTTAACATTAATGATCGTATTAAAGAGCTGGGAACTTTGATTCCAAAGTCAAATGATCC caatatgaTTCCAAAGTCAAATGATCC gGACATGCGTTGGAACAAAGGCACCATTTTGAAAGCGTCTGTTGACTATATCCGTAAACTCCAGAGAGAGCAGCAGCGATCCAAGGAACTTGAGAACAGACAGAAGAAGCTGGAACACGCCAACAGGCATCTGATGCTGAGAATTCAG GAGCTTGAGATGCAAGCCCGGGCTCATGGACTCTCTGTTGTGGCCTCATCAAGTCTCTGCTCCTCCGAACTTTCACCAAGGATCATTAAACAAGAGTCAGTGCAAGGAGACTGCAATCAGGAGGTTTATCATCAGCAGCATCCAGACCTGTCCCGCACCACAACCCTCGATCTCACTGATGGGACTATCACCTTTAGTGACAGCCTTGGACACGTAAATGAGTCTGGTGCCTACACTGCAGCCACGAAAGTGGGCTCCAAACTAGAAGACATGTTGATGGACGATAATCTTTCCCCTGTGGGAGCGACTGACCCCTTACTCTCGTCAGTGTCGCCCGGAGCGTCTAACAACAGCAGCCGGAGAAGCAGCATCAGCATGGAAGAGAATGACCGTGGGTGTTAG
- the LOC117414056 gene encoding microphthalmia-associated transcription factor isoform X13 → MQSESGIVPDFEVGEEFHEEPKTYYELKSQPLKNSNSSEQPGSSKPPLSSSTMTSRILLRQQLMREQMQEQERREQRQKQQAAQYMQQRTPSSQTAAINVSVPTSLPTATPVPMEVLKARDLVSTVPACMGPHRAGMNEHLLKRNSKVQTHLENPTKYHIQQAQRQQVKQYLSTTLVNKPSNHPLSLPCTNQPSEHVMHPGPGNSAPNSPMAMLNLNNCEKEMDDVIDDIIGLESSYNDDILRLMDPGLQMANTLPVSANLLDMYSNQVMPPPGLNISNSCPANLPNIKREFTEAEARALAKERQKKDNHNLIERRRRFNINDRIKELGTLIPKSNDPDMRWNKGTILKASVDYIRKLQREQQRSKELENRQKKLEHANRHLMLRIQELEMQARAHGLSVVASSSLCSSELSPRIIKQESVQGDCNQEVYHQQHPDLSRTTTLDLTDGTITFSDSLGHVNESGAYTAATKVGSKLEDMLMDDNLSPVGATDPLLSSVSPGASNNSSRRSSISMEENDRGC, encoded by the exons TAATTCGTCAGAGCAGCCGGGATCCTCCAAACCCCCGTTAAGCTCCTCCACTATGACGTCACGGATCCTGCTACGGCAGCAGCTCATGCGTGAGCAAATGCAAGAGCAGGAGCGTCGAGAACAGAGGCAGAAGCAGCAAGCGGCACAGTACATGCAGCAGAGAACCCCAAGCAGTCAGACAGCAGCCATCAACGTCAGTGTCCCCACCAGCCTGCCCACAGCAACACCGGTACCCATGGAGGTCCTCAAG GCTCGTGACCTGGTCTCCACTGTGCCAGCCTGTATGGGTCCTCACAGAGCTGGGATGAATGAACaccttttaaaaagaaacagtaaG GTGCAAACACACCTTGAAAACCCAACCAAGTACCACATTCAGCAGGCCCAGCGGCAGCAGGTTAAGCAGTACCTCTCCACCACTCTCGTAAACAAGCCTTCCAACCATCCCCTCAGCCTACCCTGTACCAATCAACCCAGTGAGCATGTAATGCATCCTGGACCTGGCAACAGTGCACCCAACAGCCCCATGGCCATGCTTAACCTGAACAACTGTGAAAAAGAG ATGGATGATGTCATTGATGACATAATCGGTTTGGAGTCAAGTTACAATGATGACATCCTTAGACTTATGGACCCAGGACTACAAATGGCCAACACG CTCCCTGTTTCTGCTAATCTTCTTGATATGTACAGTAATCAAGTGATGCCACCACCTGGCCTTAATATCAGCAACTCCTGTCCAGCTAATCTACCCAACATTAAAAGGGAATTCACAG AGGCTGAAGCTAGAGCCTTAGCAAAGGAAAGACAGAAAAAGGACAATCATAACTTAA TTGAACGAAGAAGGAGGTTTAACATTAATGATCGTATTAAAGAGCTGGGAACTTTGATTCCAAAGTCAAATGATCC gGACATGCGTTGGAACAAAGGCACCATTTTGAAAGCGTCTGTTGACTATATCCGTAAACTCCAGAGAGAGCAGCAGCGATCCAAGGAACTTGAGAACAGACAGAAGAAGCTGGAACACGCCAACAGGCATCTGATGCTGAGAATTCAG GAGCTTGAGATGCAAGCCCGGGCTCATGGACTCTCTGTTGTGGCCTCATCAAGTCTCTGCTCCTCCGAACTTTCACCAAGGATCATTAAACAAGAGTCAGTGCAAGGAGACTGCAATCAGGAGGTTTATCATCAGCAGCATCCAGACCTGTCCCGCACCACAACCCTCGATCTCACTGATGGGACTATCACCTTTAGTGACAGCCTTGGACACGTAAATGAGTCTGGTGCCTACACTGCAGCCACGAAAGTGGGCTCCAAACTAGAAGACATGTTGATGGACGATAATCTTTCCCCTGTGGGAGCGACTGACCCCTTACTCTCGTCAGTGTCGCCCGGAGCGTCTAACAACAGCAGCCGGAGAAGCAGCATCAGCATGGAAGAGAATGACCGTGGGTGTTAG
- the LOC117414056 gene encoding microphthalmia-associated transcription factor isoform X11 has protein sequence MQSESGIVPDFEVGEEFHEEPKTYYELKSQPLKNSNSSEQPGSSKPPLSSSTMTSRILLRQQLMREQMQEQERREQRQKQQAAQYMQQRTPSSQTAAINVSVPTSLPTATPVPMEVLKARDLVSTVPACMGPHRAGMNEHLLKRNSKVQTHLENPTKYHIQQAQRQQVKQYLSTTLVNKPSNHPLSLPCTNQPSEHVMHPGPGNSAPNSPMAMLNLNNCEKEILYLQMDDVIDDIIGLESSYNDDILRLMDPGLQMANTLPVSANLLDMYSNQVMPPPGLNISNSCPANLPNIKREFTEAEARALAKERQKKDNHNLIERRRRFNINDRIKELGTLIPKSNDPDMRWNKGTILKASVDYIRKLQREQQRSKELENRQKKLEHANRHLMLRIQELEMQARAHGLSVVASSSLCSSELSPRIIKQESVQGDCNQEVYHQQHPDLSRTTTLDLTDGTITFSDSLGHVNESGAYTAATKVGSKLEDMLMDDNLSPVGATDPLLSSVSPGASNNSSRRSSISMEENDRGC, from the exons TAATTCGTCAGAGCAGCCGGGATCCTCCAAACCCCCGTTAAGCTCCTCCACTATGACGTCACGGATCCTGCTACGGCAGCAGCTCATGCGTGAGCAAATGCAAGAGCAGGAGCGTCGAGAACAGAGGCAGAAGCAGCAAGCGGCACAGTACATGCAGCAGAGAACCCCAAGCAGTCAGACAGCAGCCATCAACGTCAGTGTCCCCACCAGCCTGCCCACAGCAACACCGGTACCCATGGAGGTCCTCAAG GCTCGTGACCTGGTCTCCACTGTGCCAGCCTGTATGGGTCCTCACAGAGCTGGGATGAATGAACaccttttaaaaagaaacagtaaG GTGCAAACACACCTTGAAAACCCAACCAAGTACCACATTCAGCAGGCCCAGCGGCAGCAGGTTAAGCAGTACCTCTCCACCACTCTCGTAAACAAGCCTTCCAACCATCCCCTCAGCCTACCCTGTACCAATCAACCCAGTGAGCATGTAATGCATCCTGGACCTGGCAACAGTGCACCCAACAGCCCCATGGCCATGCTTAACCTGAACAACTGTGAAAAAGAG ATTTTGTATTTACAGATGGATGATGTCATTGATGACATAATCGGTTTGGAGTCAAGTTACAATGATGACATCCTTAGACTTATGGACCCAGGACTACAAATGGCCAACACG CTCCCTGTTTCTGCTAATCTTCTTGATATGTACAGTAATCAAGTGATGCCACCACCTGGCCTTAATATCAGCAACTCCTGTCCAGCTAATCTACCCAACATTAAAAGGGAATTCACAG AGGCTGAAGCTAGAGCCTTAGCAAAGGAAAGACAGAAAAAGGACAATCATAACTTAA TTGAACGAAGAAGGAGGTTTAACATTAATGATCGTATTAAAGAGCTGGGAACTTTGATTCCAAAGTCAAATGATCC gGACATGCGTTGGAACAAAGGCACCATTTTGAAAGCGTCTGTTGACTATATCCGTAAACTCCAGAGAGAGCAGCAGCGATCCAAGGAACTTGAGAACAGACAGAAGAAGCTGGAACACGCCAACAGGCATCTGATGCTGAGAATTCAG GAGCTTGAGATGCAAGCCCGGGCTCATGGACTCTCTGTTGTGGCCTCATCAAGTCTCTGCTCCTCCGAACTTTCACCAAGGATCATTAAACAAGAGTCAGTGCAAGGAGACTGCAATCAGGAGGTTTATCATCAGCAGCATCCAGACCTGTCCCGCACCACAACCCTCGATCTCACTGATGGGACTATCACCTTTAGTGACAGCCTTGGACACGTAAATGAGTCTGGTGCCTACACTGCAGCCACGAAAGTGGGCTCCAAACTAGAAGACATGTTGATGGACGATAATCTTTCCCCTGTGGGAGCGACTGACCCCTTACTCTCGTCAGTGTCGCCCGGAGCGTCTAACAACAGCAGCCGGAGAAGCAGCATCAGCATGGAAGAGAATGACCGTGGGTGTTAG
- the LOC117414056 gene encoding microphthalmia-associated transcription factor isoform X8, whose translation MQSESGIVPDFEVGEEFHEEPKTYYELKSQPLKNSNSSEQPGSSKPPLSSSTMTSRILLRQQLMREQMQEQERREQRQKQQAAQYMQQRTPSSQTAAINVSVPTSLPTATPVPMEVLKARDLVSTVPACMGPHRAGMNEHLLKRNSKVQTHLENPTKYHIQQAQRQQVKQYLSTTLVNKPSNHPLSLPCTNQPSEHVMHPGPGNSAPNSPMAMLNLNNCEKEILYLQMDDVIDDIIGLESSYNDDILRLMDPGLQMANTLPVSANLLDMYSNQVMPPPGLNISNSCPANLPNIKREFTEAEARALAKERQKKDNHNLIERRRRFNINDRIKELGTLIPKSNDPNMIPKSNDPDMRWNKGTILKASVDYIRKLQREQQRSKELENRQKKLEHANRHLMLRIQELEMQARAHGLSVVASSSLCSSELSPRIIKQESVQGDCNQEVYHQQHPDLSRTTTLDLTDGTITFSDSLGHVNESGAYTAATKVGSKLEDMLMDDNLSPVGATDPLLSSVSPGASNNSSRRSSISMEENDRGC comes from the exons TAATTCGTCAGAGCAGCCGGGATCCTCCAAACCCCCGTTAAGCTCCTCCACTATGACGTCACGGATCCTGCTACGGCAGCAGCTCATGCGTGAGCAAATGCAAGAGCAGGAGCGTCGAGAACAGAGGCAGAAGCAGCAAGCGGCACAGTACATGCAGCAGAGAACCCCAAGCAGTCAGACAGCAGCCATCAACGTCAGTGTCCCCACCAGCCTGCCCACAGCAACACCGGTACCCATGGAGGTCCTCAAG GCTCGTGACCTGGTCTCCACTGTGCCAGCCTGTATGGGTCCTCACAGAGCTGGGATGAATGAACaccttttaaaaagaaacagtaaG GTGCAAACACACCTTGAAAACCCAACCAAGTACCACATTCAGCAGGCCCAGCGGCAGCAGGTTAAGCAGTACCTCTCCACCACTCTCGTAAACAAGCCTTCCAACCATCCCCTCAGCCTACCCTGTACCAATCAACCCAGTGAGCATGTAATGCATCCTGGACCTGGCAACAGTGCACCCAACAGCCCCATGGCCATGCTTAACCTGAACAACTGTGAAAAAGAG ATTTTGTATTTACAGATGGATGATGTCATTGATGACATAATCGGTTTGGAGTCAAGTTACAATGATGACATCCTTAGACTTATGGACCCAGGACTACAAATGGCCAACACG CTCCCTGTTTCTGCTAATCTTCTTGATATGTACAGTAATCAAGTGATGCCACCACCTGGCCTTAATATCAGCAACTCCTGTCCAGCTAATCTACCCAACATTAAAAGGGAATTCACAG AGGCTGAAGCTAGAGCCTTAGCAAAGGAAAGACAGAAAAAGGACAATCATAACTTAA TTGAACGAAGAAGGAGGTTTAACATTAATGATCGTATTAAAGAGCTGGGAACTTTGATTCCAAAGTCAAATGATCC caatatgaTTCCAAAGTCAAATGATCC gGACATGCGTTGGAACAAAGGCACCATTTTGAAAGCGTCTGTTGACTATATCCGTAAACTCCAGAGAGAGCAGCAGCGATCCAAGGAACTTGAGAACAGACAGAAGAAGCTGGAACACGCCAACAGGCATCTGATGCTGAGAATTCAG GAGCTTGAGATGCAAGCCCGGGCTCATGGACTCTCTGTTGTGGCCTCATCAAGTCTCTGCTCCTCCGAACTTTCACCAAGGATCATTAAACAAGAGTCAGTGCAAGGAGACTGCAATCAGGAGGTTTATCATCAGCAGCATCCAGACCTGTCCCGCACCACAACCCTCGATCTCACTGATGGGACTATCACCTTTAGTGACAGCCTTGGACACGTAAATGAGTCTGGTGCCTACACTGCAGCCACGAAAGTGGGCTCCAAACTAGAAGACATGTTGATGGACGATAATCTTTCCCCTGTGGGAGCGACTGACCCCTTACTCTCGTCAGTGTCGCCCGGAGCGTCTAACAACAGCAGCCGGAGAAGCAGCATCAGCATGGAAGAGAATGACCGTGGGTGTTAG
- the LOC117414056 gene encoding microphthalmia-associated transcription factor isoform X3 — MQSESGIVPDFEVGEEFHEEPKTYYELKSQPLKNSNSSEQPGSSKPPLSSSTMTSRILLRQQLMREQMQEQERREQRQKQQAAQYMQQRTPSSQTAAINVSVPTSLPTATPVPMEVLKARDLVSTVPACMGPHRAGMNEHLLKRNSKVQTHLENPTKYHIQQAQRQQVKQYLSTTLVNKPSNHPLSLPCTNQPSEHVMHPGPGNSAPNSPMAMLNLNNCEKEILYLQMDDVIDDIIGLESSYNDDILRLMDPGLQMANTLPVSANLLDMYSNQVMPPPGLNISNSCPANLPNIKREFTVTPAPAMMHILENSGSCGNFESYQRPEGFPVEAEARALAKERQKKDNHNLIERRRRFNINDRIKELGTLIPKSNDPDMRWNKGTILKASVDYIRKLQREQQRSKELENRQKKLEHANRHLMLRIQELEMQARAHGLSVVASSSLCSSELSPRIIKQESVQGDCNQEVYHQQHPDLSRTTTLDLTDGTITFSDSLGHVNESGAYTAATKVGSKLEDMLMDDNLSPVGATDPLLSSVSPGASNNSSRRSSISMEENDRGC; from the exons TAATTCGTCAGAGCAGCCGGGATCCTCCAAACCCCCGTTAAGCTCCTCCACTATGACGTCACGGATCCTGCTACGGCAGCAGCTCATGCGTGAGCAAATGCAAGAGCAGGAGCGTCGAGAACAGAGGCAGAAGCAGCAAGCGGCACAGTACATGCAGCAGAGAACCCCAAGCAGTCAGACAGCAGCCATCAACGTCAGTGTCCCCACCAGCCTGCCCACAGCAACACCGGTACCCATGGAGGTCCTCAAG GCTCGTGACCTGGTCTCCACTGTGCCAGCCTGTATGGGTCCTCACAGAGCTGGGATGAATGAACaccttttaaaaagaaacagtaaG GTGCAAACACACCTTGAAAACCCAACCAAGTACCACATTCAGCAGGCCCAGCGGCAGCAGGTTAAGCAGTACCTCTCCACCACTCTCGTAAACAAGCCTTCCAACCATCCCCTCAGCCTACCCTGTACCAATCAACCCAGTGAGCATGTAATGCATCCTGGACCTGGCAACAGTGCACCCAACAGCCCCATGGCCATGCTTAACCTGAACAACTGTGAAAAAGAG ATTTTGTATTTACAGATGGATGATGTCATTGATGACATAATCGGTTTGGAGTCAAGTTACAATGATGACATCCTTAGACTTATGGACCCAGGACTACAAATGGCCAACACG CTCCCTGTTTCTGCTAATCTTCTTGATATGTACAGTAATCAAGTGATGCCACCACCTGGCCTTAATATCAGCAACTCCTGTCCAGCTAATCTACCCAACATTAAAAGGGAATTCACAG TTACCCCAGCTCCTGCCATGATGCACATTCTGGAGAATTCTGGATCGTGTGGCAATTTTGAAAGCTATCAAAGGCCAGAAGGTTTTCCAGTAG AGGCTGAAGCTAGAGCCTTAGCAAAGGAAAGACAGAAAAAGGACAATCATAACTTAA TTGAACGAAGAAGGAGGTTTAACATTAATGATCGTATTAAAGAGCTGGGAACTTTGATTCCAAAGTCAAATGATCC gGACATGCGTTGGAACAAAGGCACCATTTTGAAAGCGTCTGTTGACTATATCCGTAAACTCCAGAGAGAGCAGCAGCGATCCAAGGAACTTGAGAACAGACAGAAGAAGCTGGAACACGCCAACAGGCATCTGATGCTGAGAATTCAG GAGCTTGAGATGCAAGCCCGGGCTCATGGACTCTCTGTTGTGGCCTCATCAAGTCTCTGCTCCTCCGAACTTTCACCAAGGATCATTAAACAAGAGTCAGTGCAAGGAGACTGCAATCAGGAGGTTTATCATCAGCAGCATCCAGACCTGTCCCGCACCACAACCCTCGATCTCACTGATGGGACTATCACCTTTAGTGACAGCCTTGGACACGTAAATGAGTCTGGTGCCTACACTGCAGCCACGAAAGTGGGCTCCAAACTAGAAGACATGTTGATGGACGATAATCTTTCCCCTGTGGGAGCGACTGACCCCTTACTCTCGTCAGTGTCGCCCGGAGCGTCTAACAACAGCAGCCGGAGAAGCAGCATCAGCATGGAAGAGAATGACCGTGGGTGTTAG
- the LOC117414056 gene encoding microphthalmia-associated transcription factor isoform X1: MQSESGIVPDFEVGEEFHEEPKTYYELKSQPLKNSNSSEQPGSSKPPLSSSTMTSRILLRQQLMREQMQEQERREQRQKQQAAQYMQQRTPSSQTAAINVSVPTSLPTATPVPMEVLKARDLVSTVPACMGPHRAGMNEHLLKRNSKVQTHLENPTKYHIQQAQRQQVKQYLSTTLVNKPSNHPLSLPCTNQPSEHVMHPGPGNSAPNSPMAMLNLNNCEKEILYLQMDDVIDDIIGLESSYNDDILRLMDPGLQMANTLPVSANLLDMYSNQVMPPPGLNISNSCPANLPNIKREFTVTPAPAMMHILENSGSCGNFESYQRPEGFPVEAEARALAKERQKKDNHNLIERRRRFNINDRIKELGTLIPKSNDPNMIPKSNDPDMRWNKGTILKASVDYIRKLQREQQRSKELENRQKKLEHANRHLMLRIQELEMQARAHGLSVVASSSLCSSELSPRIIKQESVQGDCNQEVYHQQHPDLSRTTTLDLTDGTITFSDSLGHVNESGAYTAATKVGSKLEDMLMDDNLSPVGATDPLLSSVSPGASNNSSRRSSISMEENDRGC, from the exons TAATTCGTCAGAGCAGCCGGGATCCTCCAAACCCCCGTTAAGCTCCTCCACTATGACGTCACGGATCCTGCTACGGCAGCAGCTCATGCGTGAGCAAATGCAAGAGCAGGAGCGTCGAGAACAGAGGCAGAAGCAGCAAGCGGCACAGTACATGCAGCAGAGAACCCCAAGCAGTCAGACAGCAGCCATCAACGTCAGTGTCCCCACCAGCCTGCCCACAGCAACACCGGTACCCATGGAGGTCCTCAAG GCTCGTGACCTGGTCTCCACTGTGCCAGCCTGTATGGGTCCTCACAGAGCTGGGATGAATGAACaccttttaaaaagaaacagtaaG GTGCAAACACACCTTGAAAACCCAACCAAGTACCACATTCAGCAGGCCCAGCGGCAGCAGGTTAAGCAGTACCTCTCCACCACTCTCGTAAACAAGCCTTCCAACCATCCCCTCAGCCTACCCTGTACCAATCAACCCAGTGAGCATGTAATGCATCCTGGACCTGGCAACAGTGCACCCAACAGCCCCATGGCCATGCTTAACCTGAACAACTGTGAAAAAGAG ATTTTGTATTTACAGATGGATGATGTCATTGATGACATAATCGGTTTGGAGTCAAGTTACAATGATGACATCCTTAGACTTATGGACCCAGGACTACAAATGGCCAACACG CTCCCTGTTTCTGCTAATCTTCTTGATATGTACAGTAATCAAGTGATGCCACCACCTGGCCTTAATATCAGCAACTCCTGTCCAGCTAATCTACCCAACATTAAAAGGGAATTCACAG TTACCCCAGCTCCTGCCATGATGCACATTCTGGAGAATTCTGGATCGTGTGGCAATTTTGAAAGCTATCAAAGGCCAGAAGGTTTTCCAGTAG AGGCTGAAGCTAGAGCCTTAGCAAAGGAAAGACAGAAAAAGGACAATCATAACTTAA TTGAACGAAGAAGGAGGTTTAACATTAATGATCGTATTAAAGAGCTGGGAACTTTGATTCCAAAGTCAAATGATCC caatatgaTTCCAAAGTCAAATGATCC gGACATGCGTTGGAACAAAGGCACCATTTTGAAAGCGTCTGTTGACTATATCCGTAAACTCCAGAGAGAGCAGCAGCGATCCAAGGAACTTGAGAACAGACAGAAGAAGCTGGAACACGCCAACAGGCATCTGATGCTGAGAATTCAG GAGCTTGAGATGCAAGCCCGGGCTCATGGACTCTCTGTTGTGGCCTCATCAAGTCTCTGCTCCTCCGAACTTTCACCAAGGATCATTAAACAAGAGTCAGTGCAAGGAGACTGCAATCAGGAGGTTTATCATCAGCAGCATCCAGACCTGTCCCGCACCACAACCCTCGATCTCACTGATGGGACTATCACCTTTAGTGACAGCCTTGGACACGTAAATGAGTCTGGTGCCTACACTGCAGCCACGAAAGTGGGCTCCAAACTAGAAGACATGTTGATGGACGATAATCTTTCCCCTGTGGGAGCGACTGACCCCTTACTCTCGTCAGTGTCGCCCGGAGCGTCTAACAACAGCAGCCGGAGAAGCAGCATCAGCATGGAAGAGAATGACCGTGGGTGTTAG